In Mycoplasmopsis fermentans PG18, one genomic interval encodes:
- a CDS encoding carbohydrate ABC transporter permease, whose product MKSKNNFWAKLAIKFSWLTTFSAQKQANRKEEALAESVVEKHTPAYKPLILLVPTLLVITAFTLVPFIINIIQSFTVQNAKNGVLHNFESLFKEPKFAVGVRNSILYAIVVLPFVMMVSLLISSCIANVYRKWARGFWQTIFFLPYITNIVAVSLSFIQFFENNGLFNTIFNLGEIPWLNDKSPKAIISFYPFLAMVVQGIWSGLAFNVLIFTTAMLSVDKNLYKSASIDGIGPVKQFFTITLPSIKSTTTFLVTMGIINGIKVFPLALFNNRPEEAVLKGASTLMIFVYYYTSLGGAENLSLAAAGSILLFIIGIVYSTIIRGGFGTIMRVSLNLGESNVWNKIKDSEVMIKYQNKKKQRQNSATS is encoded by the coding sequence ATGAAATCAAAAAATAACTTTTGAGCAAAATTAGCTATCAAGTTTTCTTGATTAACTACTTTTAGTGCTCAAAAGCAAGCTAATAGAAAAGAAGAAGCTCTAGCTGAATCAGTAGTTGAAAAGCATACTCCTGCTTACAAACCATTGATTTTGTTAGTGCCAACTTTACTTGTTATTACAGCATTTACATTAGTTCCTTTTATAATAAACATTATTCAATCATTTACTGTACAAAATGCTAAAAATGGCGTTTTACATAATTTTGAATCTCTATTTAAGGAACCAAAATTTGCTGTAGGGGTTAGAAACTCAATTTTATATGCTATTGTTGTTCTACCTTTTGTTATGATGGTATCTTTATTAATATCTTCATGTATCGCAAACGTTTATCGTAAGTGAGCAAGAGGTTTTTGACAAACAATATTCTTCTTACCTTATATAACAAATATTGTTGCTGTGTCTTTATCATTTATTCAATTTTTTGAAAATAATGGTTTATTCAACACAATTTTCAATTTAGGAGAAATTCCTTGATTAAATGATAAATCACCAAAAGCAATTATTTCTTTCTATCCATTCCTTGCAATGGTTGTTCAAGGTATTTGATCAGGGCTAGCATTTAATGTTTTAATTTTTACAACAGCAATGCTTTCAGTTGACAAAAACCTCTATAAATCAGCCTCAATCGACGGAATTGGACCAGTTAAACAATTCTTTACAATTACCTTGCCTTCTATTAAATCAACTACTACTTTCTTAGTAACAATGGGAATTATAAACGGAATAAAAGTCTTTCCTCTTGCATTATTCAATAATAGACCTGAAGAAGCAGTTTTAAAAGGTGCTTCAACCTTAATGATCTTCGTTTACTACTACACAAGTCTTGGTGGAGCAGAAAACTTATCATTAGCTGCTGCAGGTTCTATATTGTTATTTATTATTGGTATAGTTTACTCAACTATTATTAGAGGGGGATTTGGAACAATAATGAGAGTATCATTAAACTTAGGAGAAAGCAATGTTTGAAACAAAATTAAAGATTCAGAAGTGATGATCAAATATCAAAATAAGAAAAAACAAAGACAAAACAGCGCAACAAGTTAG
- a CDS encoding carbohydrate ABC transporter permease encodes MFETKLKIQKWWSNIKIRKNKDKTAQQVREVSAFGMLLGLFLKLLALTFFALIILFPFFFMLMISLMPETQAKTLQSSFSIIPKSLTWTNYSTAANTKANGNSDYWSAFALTFANVIFSIIVKIFITLFAGYAFSLKKWRGKNILWAILMGLLILPEVALLSGQYKVVTEWNNAMALKNNFIGAMVIIAVPFVASIFNALMFKNAFESIPSRIKEVALVDGAAGAKYLFKIAIPMVTPTTLTVVILTALAAWNSYLWPSLALGSDYFIISTWLFHVGRDESSGVPIILQSIKMAGAVLVIIPMFIFYFAFRKRIMNAISRQGSTIKG; translated from the coding sequence ATGTTTGAAACAAAATTAAAGATTCAGAAGTGATGATCAAATATCAAAATAAGAAAAAACAAAGACAAAACAGCGCAACAAGTTAGAGAAGTCTCTGCTTTTGGAATGTTACTTGGTTTATTTCTTAAATTATTGGCATTAACATTTTTTGCTCTTATTATTTTGTTCCCATTCTTCTTTATGTTGATGATTTCTTTGATGCCTGAAACTCAAGCAAAAACATTACAATCATCATTCTCAATAATTCCTAAATCATTAACTTGAACAAACTATTCAACCGCTGCTAATACAAAAGCTAATGGTAATAGTGATTATTGATCAGCATTTGCATTAACTTTTGCCAATGTTATTTTCTCGATTATAGTTAAAATATTTATTACATTATTTGCAGGTTATGCCTTCTCGCTTAAAAAGTGAAGAGGTAAAAACATATTATGAGCTATTTTAATGGGATTATTAATTTTACCTGAAGTTGCTCTTCTTTCAGGACAATATAAAGTTGTTACTGAATGAAACAATGCAATGGCACTTAAAAATAATTTCATAGGTGCTATGGTTATTATTGCTGTACCATTTGTGGCTTCAATCTTCAATGCTTTAATGTTTAAAAATGCATTTGAATCGATTCCTTCAAGAATTAAAGAAGTTGCTTTAGTCGATGGAGCTGCGGGTGCTAAATATCTGTTTAAAATAGCTATACCTATGGTTACACCAACAACTTTAACAGTGGTAATTCTAACAGCCTTAGCTGCTTGAAACTCATACTTGTGACCATCTCTTGCTCTTGGAAGCGACTACTTCATTATTTCTACATGATTATTCCATGTTGGTCGTGATGAAAGTAGTGGTGTTCCTATTATTCTTCAAAGTATTAAAATGGCTGGTGCCGTACTTGTTATTATACCAATGTTTATTTTCTACTTTGCCTTTAGAAAAAGAATTATGAATGCTATATCTCGTCAAGGAAGTACTATTAAAGGTTAG
- the rmuC gene encoding DNA recombination protein RmuC: protein MEIGILIVVILTMILAISSIVVSFILYKKNKTEVIDQDKMTNNIKNQITEDLSSQFVKFNKNVDEKIANSFNMINKNFSDLREEIDKKMKSFDDLVIKEVQIIKGAIDEKFENEVAKKMEENFKNIKENMENLDKNLVRFETLQDSVNSLQKTFDGTKSRGNYGEFNLKSILNEHLSKDLWAAQVDLKKIAKKGLDEAAAVDFEDMNPNSERVDFVIKMPNGEANSQNDRYLPIDCKFPLDSFNAYQDADSKEERIKAQINFRKVILEQAKSIKSKYIIKNVTTKQAIMYLPSEAIFALAVSDNELVSALNKDHDIMLAGPSTILMIIQTIAYANYGINIKQNIDILLDAFLFIRQSEDNIYTKIEQSIKKNDKTGVELNRALKIVDRVKKRIQNSIDSARKKGIIKEDYDIDKVAMNMPMIEDLSDENDDKEEE from the coding sequence ATGGAAATAGGAATTCTAATTGTAGTAATATTGACTATGATTTTAGCTATTAGTAGTATTGTCGTTAGTTTCATCTTATATAAAAAAAATAAGACAGAAGTTATCGATCAAGACAAAATGACAAATAATATTAAAAATCAAATAACTGAAGATTTGTCTAGTCAATTTGTCAAATTCAATAAAAATGTTGATGAAAAAATTGCCAATTCATTCAACATGATTAATAAAAACTTTAGTGATTTAAGAGAAGAAATTGACAAAAAAATGAAATCGTTTGATGATTTAGTAATTAAGGAAGTGCAAATAATTAAAGGTGCTATTGATGAAAAATTTGAAAATGAAGTAGCTAAAAAGATGGAAGAAAACTTTAAAAATATTAAAGAAAACATGGAAAATCTTGACAAGAATTTAGTACGTTTTGAGACCTTACAAGATTCAGTTAATTCATTACAAAAAACTTTTGATGGAACAAAAAGTCGCGGTAATTATGGTGAGTTTAATTTAAAGAGTATTTTGAATGAACATTTATCAAAAGACTTGTGAGCTGCACAAGTTGATTTAAAGAAAATTGCTAAAAAAGGATTAGATGAAGCTGCTGCTGTTGATTTTGAAGATATGAACCCAAATAGCGAAAGAGTTGACTTTGTTATTAAAATGCCTAATGGAGAAGCTAACTCTCAAAATGATCGTTACTTGCCTATTGATTGTAAGTTTCCACTTGATTCTTTTAATGCATATCAAGATGCAGACTCTAAAGAAGAAAGAATTAAAGCTCAAATTAACTTTAGAAAAGTTATTCTCGAACAAGCTAAAAGTATTAAAAGTAAATACATTATTAAAAATGTAACTACCAAGCAAGCAATTATGTATCTACCATCTGAAGCTATTTTTGCTTTAGCAGTTAGTGACAATGAATTGGTTTCAGCATTGAATAAAGATCATGATATTATGTTGGCTGGACCAAGTACAATTTTGATGATTATTCAAACCATTGCTTATGCAAATTATGGAATTAACATAAAACAAAATATTGACATTCTTTTAGATGCATTCTTATTTATTCGTCAAAGTGAAGATAATATTTATACCAAAATTGAACAAAGTATCAAGAAAAATGATAAAACAGGAGTTGAATTAAATAGAGCATTAAAAATAGTCGATAGAGTAAAGAAAAGAATTCAAAATTCTATTGATAGTGCACGAAAAAAAGGTATTATAAAAGAAGATTATGACATTGATAAAGTTGCAATGAATATGCCTATGATTGAAGATTTAAGTGATGAAAATGATGATAAAGAAGAAGAATAA
- a CDS encoding GNAT family N-acetyltransferase, with product MKIVKLTKKEYKGKEFCVQYKTKGYYFIEHTKNGFSFVYKKFDQEKTFGYCDKFFQDWLNKPICYGALDDHNKLLGFAEGYLEEWNNRFRITNILVFDENSRHSGIGSKLMKKMIAKAKTTPARMIVLETETCNEKAIRFYQKFNFEVIGFDLYAYTNEDPKEHEVRVEMGLKI from the coding sequence ATGAAAATAGTTAAATTAACTAAAAAAGAATATAAAGGTAAAGAATTCTGTGTCCAATATAAAACAAAAGGCTATTACTTTATAGAACATACTAAAAATGGATTTAGTTTTGTTTACAAAAAATTTGATCAAGAAAAAACTTTTGGTTACTGTGACAAGTTTTTTCAAGATTGATTAAATAAACCAATTTGCTATGGTGCTTTAGATGACCATAATAAGTTGCTAGGTTTTGCTGAAGGTTATTTAGAAGAGTGAAATAATCGTTTTAGAATTACTAACATTTTAGTATTTGATGAAAATAGTAGACATAGTGGTATTGGTTCTAAATTAATGAAAAAAATGATTGCAAAAGCTAAAACAACACCTGCTAGAATGATTGTTTTAGAAACTGAAACATGTAATGAAAAAGCAATAAGATTTTATCAAAAATTCAATTTTGAAGTTATTGGATTTGACTTGTATGCATATACAAATGAAGATCCAAAAGAACATGAAGTTAGAGTTGAAATGGGTTTAAAAATCTAG